aaaaaattcatcattgagagctaatattattttatgaggTAGATCAATTTACCTCCATTAACAACGTTGGATCTGTTACTGTTTTTTCTTCATTGACATTTTTGCCATTCAGCTTCATCTACAAAACGAAACCAAATATCAATCAGACCCATCTATACTTCTTCACATCAATTAGCATCAACAACATTGCATAGTTTCAGAACTCTCAGCTTTCAAGAATCCTTAACCAAATAGAAGCCACAAACAGGTAAAAAAGTGGGGACCTTACGATATACATTGCTCTTGAGAGCCGCTTGGTTAGTGTCCTGCATGCTTCAGTCACTTTTGCAGACTGATCAGCTGcgtaatctctttctttctgttaaCAACAATTCAGGGGCAATTGCTGTAAGAACCATGTAGTGATAATGCTTCACTATGGGAAACAAAAAGAGACCTGAgatttgttatgaactaaatCAGGATGCAGCTTCTTCTGCCAGTCTTTGTACTTGCCTTCAAGGCTTCCACCTTCTAACTCATACTTCTTCTCCCTATCCAAACCCAATTCAAAGATGTCATCTACTGAATCTAACTATAAAGTTCTAATCTTTCTAACTCATACTTCTTCTCCCTAATGAAGACAAGTTATTAAAACCCAAACCCAGTTCAAAGATGTCACCTTTCAAAGTGATCAGCTACTGAATCTAACTATAAAGTTCTAATCTTTCTGTCTGAAAGAGCCTTTTCTAATCAACGAAGCGTGTAGAGATATTATACTTACAGGCCAAAGATTTGAAAGTAGTCCACGGAATCATCAACGGGTTGAATGCTGCGGCACGAGTCACAGAACAAAAACGCAGCTTTGTCCGAAGAGAAACCACAGTTCCAGCAGCAACCGGATGAGCTTCTCTTGTCCGAAGATTGGAGTCTCCTGATGGAAACCGCCAAGGGTTTAACCGGATTCAAGTCGGTTTGTGGATTAGTCGAAATCGCTGCGAGTGGATTGCATCGgagagtagaagaagaaggatgagAGGTTCGTCTTGTTAAAAGGGTGGAGATTGAAGCCACCAGcttctttgttttgttcattTGGTGTCTTTCTCTCTCTGTCGGAAAGACAAGTAAGAGAGTCTGAAAGATCGTTTAGGTCTAAACCTTAAAAAGTTATTTGATTTTCCGGTTAGTGTTAAATGTATTCCGGTTTAGATTATTATTTGGCTTGGACCAACTCTTAACTAGAGTAGCTTTGATTATGAATTTGCAACAAGTTTACAAATATAATCATCCACAAAACTTGAGCATCTAAGATTAATAGGAACTTGAGCTTCCTTCAGAGCCAAGACTTGAAAGTAAATAAGTGTGTCTTACCTTTGTTTAAGTGATCATCTCCTGTCTCTTTCTCTCGCTTATTGTCTTCTTGACTAAAATAGCTCCCCTCTTGTGTGACACTGACTCTTGAAGTTGAAAAATATTGACTCTGTGATCTTTGaggaacattttcaaatgtCTCTAACATACTTACTTGCTTTCTCTGATCCTCTGCTTTATTTGGCGGCAATTCCTCATCTTCTTTGACCGGTGTTATATTTCTAACCATGTTTATAGCTCTATCTAGAGTTCCTAAAGCTTGTTCCACCTCTGTACTAATGCTAAACTGTCTTCTGATATTGCCATTTACATTCCTCTCCTCAGAAGAAACACTTTCCTCaaaatattcttcttctttttcctcctCAATCTCCAAAATCGCTCGTCTGCAATGGACAGTTTCATACTCATCATTTTCGTGTTTATTCTCCGTCTCCTGTTCTTCCTCAGTTGCCTTATTAGTTGAATACATAGCTTGACGTATGTTAATGTACAAAGGATGAGCTAAAGCTCTGCTGAAACCTTCATCAAGTTTCGCCACCGAACCAGCTGCCTGTTTTACATTCAAAAGTAAGAAAACTGCACCGAAACACTGAGacaaataaaccaaaattaatgtTTTCTTGACCTTTTTATACAGTTTGAAACCTTTACCGACGATCTGCCTAGCGATAAAATTCATAAGAGACGGAG
The window above is part of the Brassica napus cultivar Da-Ae chromosome C3, Da-Ae, whole genome shotgun sequence genome. Proteins encoded here:
- the LOC106426319 gene encoding uncharacterized protein LOC106426319 isoform X2, translating into MQKKGEISEYREKLDKTLSSPELTDHESLKSLLRNQLCSSSECNENTLDKRTADVSKLLSMLRSVSMTDASSSSHGDWKIKQDLEDCRVMYRQGLEGSPFHTLLVEGYMDSPLEDCLCVSWETALYKNWWPQFAFPPFKILQGTCLHKVRTGEQVCLVRMKVPWPLSEREVIVHYFLFEYFKDGLVVVLLNSISDLDSIGVSAKDMAKKVIPEATSAVRIDLVGGFALQKVTSQRSFVRVIGELDIKLDLVPPSLMNFIARQIVGKGFKLYKKAAGSVAKLDEGFSRALAHPLYINIRQAMYSTNKATEEEQETENKHENDEYETVHCRRAILEIEEEKEEEYFEESVSSEERNVNGNIRRQFSISTEVEQALGTLDRAINMVRNITPVKEDEELPPNKAEDQRKQVSMLETFENVPQRSQSQYFSTSRVSVTQEGSYFSQEDNKREKETGDDHLNKERERHQMNKTKKLVASISTLLTRRTSHPSSSTLRCNPLAAISTNPQTDLNPVKPLAVSIRRLQSSDKRSSSGCCWNCGFSSDKAAFLFCDSCRSIQPVDDSVDYFQIFGLEKKYELEGGSLEGKYKDWQKKLHPDLVHNKSQKERDYAADQSAKVTEACRTLTKRLSRAMYIMKLNGKNVNEEKTVTDPTLLMEFY
- the LOC106426319 gene encoding iron-sulfur cluster co-chaperone protein HscB homolog isoform X4, whose protein sequence is MYSTNKATEEEQETENKHENDEYETVHCRRAILEIEEEKEEEYFEESVSSEERNVNGNIRRQFSISTEVEQALGTLDRAINMVRNITPVKEDEELPPNKAEDQRKQVSMLETFENVPQRSQSQYFSTSRVSVTQEGSYFSQEDNKREKETGDDHLNKERERHQMNKTKKLVASISTLLTRRTSHPSSSTLRCNPLAAISTNPQTDLNPVKPLAVSIRRLQSSDKRSSSGCCWNCGFSSDKAAFLFCDSCRSIQPVDDSVDYFQIFGLEKKYELEGGSLEGKYKDWQKKLHPDLVHNKSQKERDYAADQSAKVTEACRTLTKRLSRAMYIMKLNGKNVNEEKTVTDPTLLMEMMELREAIAEADDSKELNQIQSQVQENLKQWSDSFADNFESQRFDEAVNCIRRMTYYEKACEEIVKKL
- the LOC106426319 gene encoding uncharacterized protein LOC106426319 isoform X1 — its product is MQKKGEISEYREKLDKTLSSPELTDHESLKSLLRNQLCSSSECNENTLDKRTADVSKLLSMLRSVSMTDASSSSHGDWKIKQDLEDCRVMYRQGLEGSPFHTLLVEGYMDSPLEDCLCVSWETALYKNWWPQFAFPPFKILQGTCLHKVRTGEQVCLVRMKVPWPLSEREVIVHYFLFEYFKDGLVVVLLNSISDLDSIGVSAKDMAKKVIPEATSAVRIDLVGGFALQKVTSQRSFVRVIGELDIKLDLVPPSLMNFIARQIVGKGFKLYKKAAGSVAKLDEGFSRALAHPLYINIRQAMYSTNKATEEEQETENKHENDEYETVHCRRAILEIEEEKEEEYFEESVSSEERNVNGNIRRQFSISTEVEQALGTLDRAINMVRNITPVKEDEELPPNKAEDQRKQVSMLETFENVPQRSQSQYFSTSRVSVTQEGSYFSQEDNKREKETGDDHLNKERERHQMNKTKKLVASISTLLTRRTSHPSSSTLRCNPLAAISTNPQTDLNPVKPLAVSIRRLQSSDKRSSSGCCWNCGFSSDKAAFLFCDSCRSIQPVDDSVDYFQIFGLEKKYELEGGSLEGKYKDWQKKLHPDLVHNKSQKERDYAADQSAKVTEACRTLTKRLSRAMYIMKLNGKNVNEEKTVTDPTLLMEMMELREAIAEADDSKELNQIQSQVQENLKQWSDSFADNFESQRFDEAVNCIRRMTYYEKACEEIVKKL
- the LOC106426319 gene encoding uncharacterized protein LOC106426319 isoform X3 encodes the protein MKVPWPLSEREVIVHYFLFEYFKDGLVVVLLNSISDLDSIGVSAKDMAKKVIPEATSAVRIDLVGGFALQKVTSQRSFVRVIGELDIKLDLVPPSLMNFIARQIVGKGFKLYKKAAGSVAKLDEGFSRALAHPLYINIRQAMYSTNKATEEEQETENKHENDEYETVHCRRAILEIEEEKEEEYFEESVSSEERNVNGNIRRQFSISTEVEQALGTLDRAINMVRNITPVKEDEELPPNKAEDQRKQVSMLETFENVPQRSQSQYFSTSRVSVTQEGSYFSQEDNKREKETGDDHLNKERERHQMNKTKKLVASISTLLTRRTSHPSSSTLRCNPLAAISTNPQTDLNPVKPLAVSIRRLQSSDKRSSSGCCWNCGFSSDKAAFLFCDSCRSIQPVDDSVDYFQIFGLEKKYELEGGSLEGKYKDWQKKLHPDLVHNKSQKERDYAADQSAKVTEACRTLTKRLSRAMYIMKLNGKNVNEEKTVTDPTLLMEMMELREAIAEADDSKELNQIQSQVQENLKQWSDSFADNFESQRFDEAVNCIRRMTYYEKACEEIVKKL